From the Platichthys flesus chromosome 6, fPlaFle2.1, whole genome shotgun sequence genome, one window contains:
- the dnaaf4 gene encoding dynein assembly factor 4, axonemal, producing the protein MPLLVSDHSWTQTDLTVHIHVPLKGARAERVDIVSTDEYIKVHYPPYLFEAFLLEPVDDDRSSAKVGNGVAIFNLMKRNKKVWNHLTINTDDKALKKEIRERALLKYQEKLSSESRSKKEKQQAEKKYALETMMKLEEEARDSVQKTKDAERARTTAELEAWQLRQRREAEDEEELRRQRHDLKALTEKKETGRNVKSGQSVKEVKPQKRRGDVPAPRRTGNIQVVFTPRVFPTALRESRVEEEEEWLRKQAEARRALNPDVDELQDLKEEDRNPDFLKDKGDKYFAAGDFLSAVNVYNLAIRLNRQLPALFSNRAACHLKLRNLHKALEDSSKALDLLTPPVAANAAARTRAHVRRGSAFCQLQLYAEGLQDYQAALKIDPHNEALQDDTQRIRDVIQGTEALSDTG; encoded by the exons ATGCCTCTGCTGGTGTCCGATCACTCGTGGACTCAGACGGACTTGACTGTTCATATCCACGTTCCTCTGAAAGGAGCCCGAGCTGAGAGGGTGGACATCGTCTCCACAGACGAGTACATCAAG GTGCATTACCCCCCCTATCTGTTTGAGGCCTTCCTGCTGGAACCTGTGGACGATGACAGGAGCTCAGCGAAGGTGGGAAACGGGGTCGCGATCTTCAACttgatgaagagaaacaagaagGTTTGGAATCATCTGACAATAAACACAG atgaTAAAGCCCTAAAGAAGGAGATCAGGGAACGAGCTCTGTTGAAATACCAGGAGAAGCTTTCCTCAGAGTCCAGATCCaagaaagagaagcagcaaGCAGAGAAGAAATATGCACTGGAGACGATGATGAAG CTTGAAGAGGAGGCGAGAGACAGCGTCCAGAAGACGAAGGACGCAGAGCGAGCGAGGACCACAGCCGAGCTGGAGGCGTGGCAGCTGAGACAGAGACGAGAAGCTGAGGACGAAGAGGAACTCCGGCGTCAGAGACACGATCTCAAAGCTCTGACTGAGAAGAAAGAAACTGGAAGGAATGTTAAATCAG gtcAAAGTGTCAAAGAGGTGAAGCCTCAGAAGAGACGAGGGGACGTTCCTGCTCCGAGACGCACGGGGAACATCCAGGTGGTGTTCACCCCTCGAGTGTTTCCAACAGCCCTCAGGGAGTCAAGGGtcgaagaggaggaagag TGGCTCAGGAAACAAGCTGAAGCCCGCCGTGCGTTGAATCCAGATGTTGACGAGCTGCAGGacctgaaggaggaggacaggaaccCGGACTTCTTAAAGGACAAGGGAGA TAAGTACTTTGCGGCCGGGGACTTCCTGAGTGCAGTGAACGTCTACAACCTGGCCATCCGGCTCAACAGGCAGCTGCCGGCGCTGTTTTCAAACCGAGCCGCGTGTCACCTGAAGCTCCGGAATCTGCACAAGGCCCTCGAGGACTCCTCCAAG gctCTGGATCTGTTGACTCCACCGGTCGCTGCCAACGCTGCAGCCAGGACCCGAGCCCACGTGCGCCGGGGGTCAGCGTTCTGTCAGCTGCAGCTCTACGCCGAAG GACTTCAGGACTACCAAGCTGCTCTGAAGATCGACCCTCACAACGAGGCGCTGCAGGACGACACACAGAGAATACGAGACGTCATCCAGGGAACTGAGGCGCTGTCAGACACAGGTTAA
- the LOC133954650 gene encoding aminopeptidase N-like, whose protein sequence is MGKGFYISKAVGVVGVILGAGALATIIALSVVYSQEKAKNNDNQVSPTDGPTVGPTTSKPDVTTPAPSNEAWDKYRLPKSLVPEHYNVKLWPRLTADPSTGLYIFTGESTVEFKCTEDTDLILIHSNKLNYTKLENGQWARLSAVNSGIKPPAIKSSWLQPVTQYLVLQLDGKLLKDQWYHLFTDFTGELADDLGGFYRSEYMENGQRKVVATTQMQPTDARKAFPCFDEPAMKATFNITLIHDPVTVALSNGAQRDSKAVSINGTTLKQTDFEQTEKMSTYLLAFIVSEFGFINNTVDDVLIRIFARKPAIDAGQGEYALNKTGPILKFFEGYYNSSYPLPKSDQIALPDFNAGAMENWGLITYRETALLYDEAVSSNSNKERIATIIAHELAHMWFGNLVTLRWWNDLWLNEGFASYVEYLGADVAEREWNIKDLIVLNDVHRVFAVDALASSHPLSAKEEDIQRPEQISELFDAISYSKGASVLRMLSDFLTEEIFVMGLRTYLKEFAFGNAVYTDLWNHLQMAVNATGTNLPGSVQDIMNTWVLQMGFPVVTINTISGDVSQKHFLLDPDSEVTAPSPFNYEWIVPIRWTKNATAQTPYWLEQKLATNEAMKTTGGDWVLANLDVVGYYRVNYDDSNWDKLLNALSTNHSVIQVINRAQLVDDAFNLARAKIIPTVRALSTTKYLNQERDYMPWQSALGNLNFFYLMFDRSEVYGPMQDYLRKQVVPLFDYYKTETGNWAKVPTGHMDQYNQVNAISQACKTGHEECLTLVKGWFKQWMDTKKNPIHPNLRTTVYCNAIAAGGAKEWDFAWSEFQKATIASEAEKLRSALSCTTQPWLLQRYLEYTLDPNMIRKQDATSTIVYIANNVVGQSLAWDFVRDRWSYIFNQYGGGSFSFSNLINGVTKRFATDFELKQLQQFKADNSEVGFGSGSLAVDQSIERTIGNMKWIAENKQNVLNWFLTETKP, encoded by the exons ATGGGGAAAGGTTTCTACATCAGTAAAGCTGTTGGGGTGGTGGGGGTCATCCTGGGTGCAGGGGCCCTGGCAACAATCATAGCTCTGTCTGTGGTCTACTCGCAGGAAAAGGCAAAAAATAACGACAATCAGGTTTCACCTACAGACGGACCAACAGTCGGACCAACGACATCCAAACCCGATGTAACGACGCCGGCCCCGTCCAACGAAGCCTGGGACAAGTACCGGCTCCCCAAGAGCCTGGTGCCGGAGCACTACAACGTCAAGCTGTGGCCCCGACTGACGGCAGACCCCTCCACTGGACTCTACATCTTCACTG GTGAGTCCACTGTGGAGTTTAAGTGCACCGAGGACACAGACCTGATTCTCATCCATTCCAATAAGCTGAACTACACCAAACTTGAGAATGGCCAGTGGGCGAGGCTCAGCGCGGTCAACAGCGGCATCAAGCCCCCGGCGATCAAGAGTTCGTGGCTGCAGCCTGTGACTCAGTACCTGGTCCTGCAGCTAGACGGTAAACTCTTGAAGGACCAATGGTACCACCTGTTCACTGACTTCACTGGAGAGCTGGCTGATGACCTGGGAGGCTTCTACCGGAGCGAGTACATGGAGAATGGACAGCGCAA GGTTGTTGCGACCACTCAGATGCAGCCGACAGACGCCAGAAAGGCTTTCCCCTGTTTTGACGAGCCGGCTATGAAAGCTACTTTCAACATCACTCTGATCCATGACCCTGTAACGGTCGCCTTGTCCAACGGGGCACAAAGAG ACTCAAAGGCCGTCTCCATTAATGGCACGACTCTGAAGCAGACAGATTTTGAGCAGACTGAGAAAATGTCCACCTACCTGCTGGCCTTCATCGTCAGCGAGTTCGGATTCATCAACAACACCGTTGATGACGTTCTG ATCCGTATCTTCGCCCGGAAGCCTGCTATCGATGCAGGACAAGGAGAGTACGCCCTCAACAAAACTGGACCCATCCTGAAGTTCTTTGAGGGATATTACAATTCCAGTTACCCTCTGCCAAAATCTG ATCAGATCGCTCTGCCAGACTTTAACGCTGGAGCCATGGAGAACTGGGGTCTGATCACGTACAGGGAGACGGCACTGCTCTACGATGAAGCAGTCTCCTCCAACTCCAACAAGGAGAGGATTGCTACCATCATAGCTCATGAACTGGCTCACATG TGGTTTGGTAATCTGGTGACCCTGAGATGGTGGAATGACTTGTGGCTGAATGAAGGCTTTGCATCGTATGTTGAGTACCTTGGAGCAGACGTGGCCGAACGGGAGTGGAACATA AAAGACCTCATCGTGCTCAATGATGTCCACAGGGTGTTTGCCGTCGATGCTCTGGCTTCCTCTCACCCTCTGTCGGCTAAAGAAGAAGACATCCAGAGACCAGAGCAGATCAGCGAGCTGTTTGATGCCATCTCTTACAGCAAG GGAGCTTCTGTTCTGAGAATGCTGTCGGATTTCCTCACTGAAGAAATCTTCGTAATGGGACTCAGG ACCTACCTGAAGGAATTTGCATTTGGGAATGCAGTTTACACCGACCTGTGGAACCATCTGCAAATG GCCGTTAACGCCACTGGCACTAATCTGCCTGGAAGTGTCCAGGACATCATGAACACCTGGGTGCTGCAGATGGGTTTCCCTGTGGTCACCATAAACACCATCAGTGGGGACGTCTCCCAGAAGCACTTTCTCCTGGATCCAGACTCTGAAGTCACAGCTCCGTCTCCCTTCAA TTATGAATGGATTGTTCCAATCAGGTGGACTAAGAATGCAACAGCCCAGACACCTTATTGGCTGGAGCAAAAATTAG CAACAAACGAAGCGATGAAGACGACAGGAGGCGACTGGGTGCTGGCCAACCTCGATGTGGTGGGTTACTACAGAGTCAACTATGACGACAGCAACTGGGACAAGCTGCTAAACGCTCTGAGCACCAATCATAGT GTTATTCAAGTGATCAACAGAGCGCAGCTGGTGGATGATGCTTTTAATTTGGCGAG AGCAAAGATCATCCCGACAGTCCGCGCCCTCAGTACAACCAAGTACCTGAACCAGGAGAGAGACTACATGCCCTGGCAGTCGGCTCTGGGGAACCTGAACTTCTTCTACCTCATGTTTGACCGCAGCGAGGTCTACGGCCCCATGCAG GATTATCTGAGGAAACAGGTCGTCCCTCTGTTTGATTACTACAAGACAGAGACTGGAAACTGGGCTAAAGTACCGACTGGACATATGGACCA GTACAATCAGGTGAATGCCATCAGCCAGGCGTGTAAGACGGGCCATGAGGAATGTCTGACCCTGGTGAAGGGATGGTTCAAACAATGGATGGACACAAAGAAAAACCC gATCCACCCCAACCTACGCACCACGGTGTACTGCAATGCCATCGCAGCAGGTGGCGCTAAAGAGTGGGACTTTGCTTGGTCGGAGTTTCAGAAAGCCACCATAGCTAGTGAAGCTGAGAAACTGCGCTCGGCTCTGTCCTGCACAACTCAACCCTGGCTGCTCCAAAG GTACCTGGAGTACACTCTGGATCCAAACATGATCCGAAAGCAGGATGCCACCTCCACTATCGTCTACATCGCCAACAACGTGGTTGGTCAGTCTCTGGCGTGGGACTTTGTCAGGGACCGGTGGTCGTACATTTTCAATCA GTACGGTGGTGgatccttctccttctccaacCTCATCAATGGCGTCACAAAACGCTTCGCCACTGACTTTGAGCTGAAACAG ctgcagcagttcaAGGCCGATAACTCAGAGGTGGGTTTCGGCTCCGGCTCCCTGGCGGTGGATCAGTCCATCGAGAGAACCATCGGCAACATGAAGTGGATCGCGGAGAACAAGCAGAACGTCCTGAACTGGTTCTTGACTGAAACAAAGCCCTGA